One Nitrospirota bacterium genomic window carries:
- a CDS encoding methyl-accepting chemotaxis protein: MAIKKGTSIRVKLTITFLAVILLLVTAIFTYQLYDIWKDRVKTTIEKEKLFVAEQSAAVSDLMSTDDMRAVKTFAVQLKKSSPDLAYYIFRDRDGKIFEHSFKGKIPAELKNVGLSPKETVQELAIKPFGKVINISYPLASYGIDIYGTMTAGFYKVSFLDILKERSMVIALFYLATLFIGLVVSMAISSRMVEPLNSLMSGIEAVGRGESDVRLPVKSSDEFGKIAVVFNDTLDKLREYIQTDEERKKVQENVIKFLEVVSTAAEGDLTVRAPVTADVFGSIADAFNLMVDELSYLFKDVRNTARSVGEESFRLLDMLKKMADGAENQMVQLKGATEAVNGTVDATIKISDETGEATEISVKASEAASKGGELVNQSIEGMKVVRATVQTINKKMKMLSERIIEIGTISGLIAEVASRTNLLAMNASIEAARAGESGKGFVVIAEEIRRLADKSAEATKQITNIIRAIQTEASEITTSLEDETEIVEKQSVLASETGIAFTDIEGSVDKTKGIVSEIFQLSQIQREMTGDVVLSMESVNGISLELLTLVQDSTEISGKLSGSSKELLSSVEKFRISEEGETV; encoded by the coding sequence ATGGCTATTAAAAAGGGTACAAGCATCAGGGTGAAGCTTACCATTACGTTCCTGGCCGTTATATTATTATTGGTCACCGCAATTTTTACATACCAGTTGTACGATATATGGAAAGACCGCGTAAAGACGACAATCGAAAAAGAGAAACTCTTTGTTGCCGAGCAGTCTGCCGCAGTAAGTGATCTTATGTCAACAGATGATATGCGCGCTGTGAAGACATTTGCCGTTCAACTGAAGAAATCCTCTCCTGATCTTGCATACTATATATTCAGAGACCGCGATGGGAAAATATTTGAGCACTCCTTTAAGGGAAAAATCCCTGCCGAGTTGAAGAATGTTGGTCTGAGTCCAAAAGAGACCGTGCAGGAACTCGCTATCAAGCCCTTTGGGAAAGTAATAAATATCAGCTATCCCCTGGCATCATACGGAATAGACATATACGGGACCATGACCGCCGGGTTTTATAAGGTGAGTTTTCTGGATATCCTTAAGGAACGCTCAATGGTGATTGCCTTATTTTATTTAGCAACCCTGTTTATCGGGTTGGTAGTCTCCATGGCTATATCGTCAAGGATGGTGGAACCCTTGAATTCCCTGATGTCGGGTATCGAGGCCGTTGGCCGCGGAGAGTCCGATGTCAGACTACCCGTCAAATCATCGGATGAGTTTGGCAAGATAGCGGTTGTCTTCAATGATACCCTTGACAAGTTGCGGGAATATATACAGACAGATGAAGAAAGAAAAAAGGTTCAGGAAAATGTCATCAAATTCCTTGAAGTTGTCAGTACCGCGGCAGAGGGCGATCTTACTGTGCGTGCACCTGTTACTGCAGATGTCTTTGGCTCTATTGCCGATGCCTTTAATCTGATGGTGGATGAACTTTCATACCTCTTCAAGGATGTCAGAAACACTGCCCGCAGCGTTGGTGAAGAGAGTTTCAGACTCCTTGACATGCTGAAGAAGATGGCAGACGGGGCTGAAAACCAGATGGTTCAGCTAAAAGGGGCTACTGAAGCAGTCAACGGGACTGTTGATGCCACAATAAAAATCTCTGATGAGACCGGAGAGGCAACAGAGATTTCAGTTAAGGCCTCAGAGGCTGCGTCAAAGGGTGGAGAACTGGTCAATCAGAGTATTGAAGGTATGAAAGTTGTCAGGGCAACGGTTCAAACCATCAATAAGAAGATGAAGATGCTGTCCGAGAGGATTATAGAGATCGGAACCATTTCAGGCCTTATTGCAGAGGTTGCGTCAAGGACAAACCTTTTGGCAATGAATGCCTCGATTGAGGCAGCAAGGGCCGGCGAGTCAGGCAAGGGTTTTGTGGTTATCGCTGAAGAGATACGAAGGCTTGCAGACAAGTCGGCAGAGGCAACCAAGCAGATAACCAATATCATACGTGCAATACAGACAGAGGCAAGTGAAATAACCACATCACTTGAAGACGAGACCGAGATAGTCGAGAAACAGTCTGTCCTTGCATCTGAAACAGGTATCGCCTTTACAGATATAGAAGGTTCTGTTGATAAAACAAAGGGTATCGTCTCGGAGATATTCCAGTTATCACAGATTCAGAGGGAGATGACAGGCGATGTTGTCCTTTCAATGGAGTCTGTCAACGGCATCTCTCTTGAGCTGTTAACGCTGGTACAGGACTCAACAGAGATCTCCGGGAAGCTTTCCGGATCTTCAAAAGAACTTCTCTCATCTGTTGAAAAATTCAGGATATCAGAGGAAGGAGAGACGGTTTAG